GTTTCCCGGTTGACTCGCCCGGTCAGGAGTTCCCGGGCCACTTCACCGATATCCGTCTCGGTGACGAGCCGATAATACTCACTGACATTGCCCTCCGCATTCTTGCTCATTCGATCCCCGTAGTCGATGTTATGGCGGGCTCCGCTTGACAAGCGGCGTCCAGAAACAGGGCCAGGAAGGTCCGCCGGTCATCCTGTTTCCTCTTTTTCGCGCAGTGCGAGATGCCCCAGCGGTCGCCGACCAGGATCGTGGTCTGTCTGGCCCGGGTGACACCCGTGTAGAGAAGATTTCTGTGGTGCATGAAGGAGTGGGCCTTGTGGACCACCACCACGGAGCACGGAAACTCGGAGCCCTGGGCCTTGTGGATCGTCAGTGCATAGGCGAGTTGCAGGTCATGCTGGTTTGGAGAACCGGCATCTATTTTGATTGGAATCCCGTCGAATTCCACGGTCAGGGAGCCGTCGCGGCCGACGTCGAGGATGATCCCCATCGCGCCGTTCATGACGCCGATCTCGTAGTTGTTCCGGGTCTGGATGACCTTATCATACCGCAGGAATTTGGGACGGCGCCCCGGCAGGGTCGGCGGCGCTTCGACATTCCACAGCCGCCGTTGTACCAGACGCTGAAGCTCGCAGTTGAGGTCGCGCGTGCCCAGCGGTCCCT
This genomic window from Phycisphaerae bacterium contains:
- a CDS encoding AAA family ATPase, which produces AAKRLEQVVGHPAGTIHRLLGFNGKDYARGPDDPIDGDVIIVDEVSMVDVPLAWHLFQSIDLTRTAVVLVGDHNQLPPVGPGNLLRDLVQSQVVPTVLLDKVVRQAGILKENSIAVLNGEVRKTSEPEPSGRRAWYVVDQFTDQWDAQRFVLELFENVLVERLGFDLVADVQLLTPTHKGPLGTRDLNCELQRLVQRRLWNVEAPPTLPGRRPKFLRYDKVIQTRNNYEIGVMNGAMGIILDVGRDGSLTVEFDGIPIKIDAGSPNQHDLQLAYALTIHKAQGSEFPCSVVVVHKAHSFMHHRNLLYTGVTRARQTTILVGDRWGISHCAKKRKQDDRRTFLALFLDAACQAEPAITSTTGIE